From Symphalangus syndactylus isolate Jambi chromosome X, NHGRI_mSymSyn1-v2.1_pri, whole genome shotgun sequence, the proteins below share one genomic window:
- the TLR7 gene encoding toll-like receptor 7 — protein sequence MVFPTWTLKRQILILFDIILISKLLGARWFPKTLPCDVTLDVPENHVIVDCTDKHLTEIPGGIPTNTTNLTLTINHIPDISPASFHRLDHLVEIDFRCNCVPIPLGSKNNMCTKRLQIKPRSFSGLTYLKSLYLDGNQLLEIPQGLPPSLQLLSLEANNIFSIRKENLTELANIEILYLGQNCYYRNPCYVSYSIEKDAFLNLTKLKLLSLKDNNITTVPTVLPSTLTELYLYNNMIAKIQEDDFNNLNQLQILDLSGNCPRCYNAPFPCTPCKNNSPLQIPVNAFDALTELKVLRLHSNSLQHVPPRWFKNINKLQELDLSQNFLAKEIGDAKFLHFLPNLIQLDLSFNFELQVYRASMNLSQAFSSLKSLKILRIRGYVFKELKSFNLSPLHNLQNLEVLDLGTNFIKIANLSMFKQFKTLKVIDLSVNKISPSGDSSEVGFCSNARTSVESYEPQVLEQLHYFRYDKYARSCRFKNKEASFMSVNESCYKYGQTLDLSKNSIFFVKSSDFQHLSFLKCLNLSGNLISQTLNGSEFQPLAELRYLDFSNNRLDLLHSTAFEELHKLEVLDISSNSHYFQSEGITHMLNFTKNLKVLQKLMMNDNDISSSTSRTMESESLRTLEFRGNHLDVLWREGDNRYLQLFKNLLKLEELDISKNSLSSLPSGVFDGMPPNLKNLSLAKNGLKSFIWEKLQCLKNLETLDLSHNQLTTVPERLSNCSRSLKNLILKNNQIRSLTKYFLQDAFQLRYLDLSSNKIQMIQKTSFPENVLNNLKMLLLHHNRFLCTCDAVWFVWWVNHTEVTIPYLATDVTCVGPGAHKGQSVVSLDLYTCELDLTNLILFSLSISVSLFLMVMMTASHLYFWDVWYIYHFCKAKIKGYQRLISPDCCYDAFIVYDTKDPAVTEWVLAELVAKLEDPREKHFNLCLEERDWLPGQPVLENLSQSIQLSKKTVFVMTDKYAKTENFKIAFYLSHQRLMDEKVDVIILIFLEKPFQKSKFLQLRKRLCGSSVLEWPTNPQAHPYFWQCLKNALATDNHVAYSQVFKETV from the coding sequence GTGTTTCCAACGTGGACACTGAAGAGACAAATTCTTATCCTTTTTGACATAATCCTAATTTCCAAACTCCTTGGGGCTAGATGGTTTCCTAAAACTCTGCCCTGTGATGTCACTCTGGATGTTCCAGAGAACCATGTGATCGTGGACTGCACAGACAAGCATTTGACAGAAATTCCTGGAGGTATTCCCACGAACACCACGAACCTCACCCTCACCATTAACCACATACCAGACATCTCCCCAGCGTCCTTTCACAGACTGGACCATCTGGTAGAGATCGATTTCAGATGCAACTGTGTACCTATTCCATTGGGGTCAAAAAACAACATGTGCACCAAGAGGCTGCAGATTAAACCCAGAAGCTTTAGTGGACTCACTTATTTAAAATCCCTTTACCTGGATGGAAACCAGCTTCTAGAGATACCGCAGGGCCTTCCGCCTAGCTTACAGCTTCTCAGCCTTGAGGCCAACAACATCTTTTCCATCAGAAAAGAGAATCTAACAGAACTGGCCAACATAGAAATACTCTACCTGGGCCAAAACTGTTATTATCGAAATCCTTGTTATGTTTCATATTCAATAGAAAAAGATGCCTTCCTAAACTTGACGAAGTTAAAACTGCTCTCCCTGAAAGATAACAACATCACAACCGTCCCTACTGTTTTGCCATCTACTTTAACAGAACTATATCTCTACAACAACATGATTGCAAAAATCCAAGAAGATGATTTTAATAACCTCAACCAATTACAAATTCTTGACCTAAGTGGAAATTGCCCTCGTTGTTATAATGCCCCATTTCCTTGTACGCCATGTAAAAATAATTCTCCCCTACAGATCCCTGTAAATGCTTTTGATGCGCTGACAGAATTAAAAGTTTTACGTCTACACAGTAACTCTCTTCAGCATGTGCCCCCAAGATGGTTTAAGAACATCAACAAACTCCAGGAACTAGATCTGTCCCAAAACTTCTTGGCCAAAGAAATTGGGGATGCTAAATTTCTGCATTTTCTCCCCAACCTCATCCAATTGGATCTGTCTTTCAATTTTGAACTTCAGGTCTATCGTGCATCTATGAACCTATCGCAAGCATTTTCTTCACTGAAAAGCCTGAAAATTCTGCGGATCAGAGGATATGTCTTTAAAGAGTTGAAAAGCTTTAACCTCTCACCATTACATAATCTTCAAAATCTTGAAGTTCTTGATCTTGGCACTAACTTTATAAAAATTGCTAACCTCAGCAtgtttaaacaatttaaaacattGAAAGTCATAGATCTTTCAGTGAATAAAATATCACCTTCAGGAGATTCAAGTGAAGTTGGCTTCTGCTCAAATGCCAGAACTTCTGTAGAAAGTTATGAACCCCAGGTCCTGGAACAATTACATTATTTCAGATATGATAAGTATGCAAGGAGTTGCAGGTTCAAAAACAAAGAGGCTTCTTTCATGTCTGTTAATGAAAGCTGCTACAAGTATGGGCAGACCTTGGATCTAAgtaaaaatagtatattttttgTCAAGTCCTCTGATTTTCAGCATCTTTCTTTCCTCAAATGCCTGAATTTGTCAGGAAATCTCATTAGCCAAACTCTTAATGGCAGTGAATTCCAACCTTTAGCAGAGCTGAGATACTTGGACTTCTCCAACAACCGGCTTGATTTACTCCATTCAACAGCATTTGAAGAGCTTCACAAACTGGAAGTTCTGGATATAAGCAGTAATAGCCATTATTTTCAATCAGAAGGAATTACTCATATGCTAAACTTTACCAAGAACCTAAAGGTTCTGCAGAAACTGATGATGAATGACAATGACATCTCTTCCTCCACCAGCAGGACCATGGAGAGTGAGTCTCTCAGAACTCTGGAATTCAGAGGAAATCACTTAGATGTTTTATGGAGAGAGGGTGATAACAGATACTTACAATTATTCAAGAATCTGCTAAAATTAGAGGAATTAGACATCTCTAAAAATTCCCTAAGTTCCTTGCCTTCTGGAGTTTTTGATGGTATGCCTCCAAATCTAAAGAACCTCTCTTTGGCCAAAAATGGGCTCAAATCTTTCATTTGGGAGAAACTCCAGTGTCTAAAGAACCTGGAAACTTTGGACCTCAGCCACAACCAACTGACCACTGTCCCTGAGAGATTATCCAACTGTTCCAGAAGCCTCAAGAATCTGATTCTTAAGAATAATCAAATCAGGAGTCTGACGAAGTATTTTCTACAAGACGCCTTCCAGTTGCGATATCTGGACCTCAGCTCAAATAAAATCCAGATGATCCAAAAGACCAGCTTCCCAGAAAATGTCCTCAACAATCTGAAGATGTTGCTTTTGCATCATAATCGGTTTCTGTGCACCTGTGATGCTGTGTGGTTTGTCTGGTGGGTTAACCATACGGAGGTGACTATTCCTTACCTGGCCACAGATGTGACTTGTGTGGGGCCAGGAGCACACAAGGGCCAGAGTGTGGTCTCCCTGGATCTGTATACCTGTGAGTTAGATCTGACTAACCTGATTCTGTTCTCACTTTCCATAtctgtgtctctctttctcaTGGTGATGATGACAGCAAGTCACCTCTACTTCTGGGATGTGTGgtatatttaccatttctgtaAGGCCAAGATAAAGGGGTATCAGCGTCTAATATCACCAGACTGTTGCTATGATGCTTTTATTGTGTATGACACTAAAGACCCAGCTGTGACAGAGTGGGTTTTGGCTGAGCTGGTGGCCAAACTGGAAGACCCAAgagagaaacattttaatttatgtcTCGAGGAAAGGGACTGGTTACCAGGGCAGCCAGTTCTGGAAAACCTTTCCCAGAGCATACAGCTTAGCAAAAAGACAGTGTTTGTGATGACAGACAAGTATGCAAAGACTGAAAATTTTAAGATAGCATTTTACTTGTCCCATCAGAGGCTCATGGATGAAAAAGTTGATGTGATTATCTTGATATTTCTTGAGAAGCCCTTTCAGAAGTCCAAGTTCCTCCAGCTCCGGAAAAGGCTCTGTGGGAGTTCTGTCCTTGAGTGGCCAACAAACCCGCAAGCTCACCCATACTTCTGGCAGTGTCTAAAGAACGCCCTGGCCACGGACAATCATGTGGCCTATAGTCAGGTCTTCAAGGAAACGGTCTAG